In Streptococcus parauberis NCFD 2020, the sequence AAAAGTAGCAGTGTGGAATAAAAAAGCAGGAAAAATTCTATTAACCATTCTATTTGGCTATACCCTAGCCTTTGCACTTTTGGCCTCATGGAAATTATTTGGCATCTACATAGCTCTCTATGGTATAACACCACTTCGCTTAATCTCAGGCTGGTTTATCACTGTCCTCATCTTTTGGACAATGTTAACCATCATCAGAATCCACAAACTCTTCCTAGCCATCCGTTATGGTATCTTTTATATCATTATAACTATTACAATACTTCCTTATTTATTTGCGATGTATTTAAATTAGAAGGATGAAAATACAGACAAAAAGCCTTTAAATAAAGGCTTTTTGTATATCTATACGGGAATCCTAAAATGCAATATTCTTTATAAATAGCGTCTTGTTTTTTTATAATAAGTATCATATTCTTTTTGGAACATTTTTCGTAAATGTTTTTCTTCACTTAACACTAAATAATGTAAAGAGAGTGTGTCAACTAAAATGAGTAGAACCATCATAGCATCACCAATGAGAAATAAATAACCACAATTGAATAAGAAGAAGCCTAGATAGGCTGGATTTCGAGAATAGGCATAAATTCCTTTAGTTATAAGGGTTGTTCTATCAGATTTTTCAAAGCCCACGCGCCAACTGTCTTTCATTTCAGAGACACTTAGACCAAATATGACAATTCCTAATATAATTATGACTATACCAAGAGTATAAAATCTATTATCTACATGATAATCAAAGAAAAGTTTATATATCTGATAAAGAACTAAAGAAAAAGCTATTCCAGACATAAATTGTTGTGCAATTTTTTCTTTAGAGTATAATTTTCCTTGTCCTAAATGGACTGCTTTAATCTGTTTTCCTTTTAAAAAATGTAATTTGCCAAAATAAATACTATAAAATATGACAAATAAGAGTATAATAAACAACCGAAATAGCATAACACCTCCCATTAAGTTATTATTTTCTGAGTAATCTTAAACTATTAATTAAAACTAATAATGTCGACCCTTCATGCAAGGAAACACTTTGAACAACTGTTAAATTGCTAAAAAATGTAAAAATAACTAAGAGAAGAACTACTATCATAGACAAGGCAACGTTTTGAATAATAATCTGTTTCAAAGATTTCGAAAGTTTGTGAGCAATTATGAGTTTACTCAAATCATTTTTCATAATCACAATATCAGCAGTTTCAATTGCCACGTCGCTTCCATCTCCCATTGCAATCCCAATATCGGCTTTTGCTAGTGCTGGCGCATCGTTTACTCCATCTCCAACCATCGCTGTCAATCCATCTGCCTTTTGTAGTCTCTGAATCAAATTTGATTTTTCTTCAGGTAAAACATTTGCCTTAACATCATCCATACCCATTTGACTAGCTAATGCTTTTCCAGTTTTTTCAGAGTCTCCTGTAATCATAACACTTTTTATTTGATTCTTTCTCAAATAATCTAAAAGTATGTGAGCAGATTCCTGTGGTTTGTCTTGAATTGCGATGTAACCACAGACTTGATGGTCTATAGCAACAAACACTACGGTAGCCCCCTTACTTTCTTGAGTTTCTTTTGCACTAAGCCATTTCTGAGGGACGTTATCAAAAATACTAGGCTTTGCAATTTGGTAAAGGGCACCTTGGTAGTCAGCCGTTAAACCTTCACCAAGTTTGTTTTCAGTTTTAATAACCATAACAGGTTTGACCTTTTCCGAAAAGTAAGAACAAATAGCCTGTGCTAGGGGATGGTTTGATTGTTGCTCCATTCCTAAAATAATGGTCATTAGTACTGCCGTACTTACCTGACTTGGCTCTAAATCGTAGTCGACTATTCTCGGCTTGCCAGCAGTCAGCGTTCCTGTTTTATCAAATGCTATGGCTTTGACATCCTCTAAGCTTGAAAGAAAAGCTCCTCCTTTGAAAAGAATACCTTCTTTGGCTAAATTCGATATGCCGGCCAGTGTCGCTGGAATAGCGGAGACTGCCAATGCACATGGAGATGCTGAAACCATAAAAATCAAACCTTTAGTCAGTGTTCCCATAAGTGTCCACCCAAACAAGTTAGGTCCCAATAGTAAGAGCAGAACAAATATAATTAACACAGTTGTGACATAGATAGGTTCAAAACGTTCTATAAAACTTGCTGTCGGTGATAAGTTCCCTTGAGAGGCTTCTACTAAACGGATGATTTTTGCAAAAACTGTATCCTTGCTATCCTTAGTAACCTTCATTGTAAAACTTGTGTTCCCGTTTATGGTTGATCCAAAAACTGTATCACCAATTCTTTTTTCTCGAGGAATAGATTCCCCATTAATACTTGATTCATTTATGCTTGCTTGACCCTCAGTGATAACCCCATCCGTAGGAACTTGAGCGCCATTTAGTACTTGCAGTTGATCCCCAACTTTTAAACTTTCGACAGCCACTAAAGCAATTGAACCATCACTCATTATTTTTCTTGCTTCAGTCGGATTAAGCTCTAAGAGTGCCTTTATCTCTTTTTGACTTTTTGACTCAACATATTCTTCTAAAAAGTGAGCTCCTGCAAAGATAAAAATTAACAAGGCCGCTTCTATTGCCTCCCCGATAAATATTGCTCCGAGTGCAGCAATTGTCATTAAAATGTGTGTATTTGGTAAAAATTTTTTTCTGCTTAGTGAGTTTGTGACTGTGTCAGATAAACCCTCCCACATCACATGAAAACCTGATATCAAAATAGCTATCATATAGATAATTGTTTTAAATTGAGTTGGTAAAGGAATGATAAGGCCAATCATAAAGAGGACAACCCCAAAGAAGTATAATTTAATTTCTAAATTTAATTTTTTTAATTGTTTCATCTTTTTCTACCTCTGAGTCGTAATTATGATATACTAGAAGTATAAACCATACCGTCACGGTAATGTCAAGGGTGAGGTAAAAAAATGCACTCATTATTAACAATTGGACAATTAAGTAAACTTTCTGGAATTCATATCAAGGCCCTGCGCTATTATGAGAGTATTAATATTTTAAAACCAACATATATAAATCCTCAAAATGGTTATAGATATTTTCTATTTGCTACAATTGATTATGTAAAATTGATTAAAATCTGTGCAGACTATGGTATTCCCTTAAAAGAATTTACTCAATTTATTGATAAAGATGGTCAGATTCATATAGCTGAGCTTTTACAACAAGCAGAAGAAAAAATTCGTTTAAAAGAGTTAGCTATCAAAGAAGACAAATATCAGATAGAGCAATTTAAAAAGCAAATAAATCTGTCAAATCAACTAGACCATAGCTCACATTATCATATCGAACCTGGTGATGAAGACTACTTCCTTGAATCCACGGACGCCACTATTTTATCTGAAGGTTATTATCACGGAATTCAGAAAATGATTCTGGAAATTAAGAAAAAAAATCTAATATTTGATCAACGAATTGGTATCTTTATGGTAAAAAATGAGGACCAATGGAAATCTTTTCTTGCCTGTAAAGTTCAAAAATGTAAAAAAGACAGTTTAGTAAAAAATATTATTTGTCTGAAGAATAGTCATATTCATGCTGAACATATCACTAAACATAATCTTGAAAATAAAATCAAACAGTTATCAAATGAACAGAACATTACTAAGATCTTGTTATTAGAGACTATTGAAGAGCCCTATAATTTTCAAACACCTCATATTGAATTAAGATACTTTATCTAATTTAACTTAACTCTCTTAATATCACTTTGATGAACAACATTTCTTTAAAGTATGATGAAAATTTAATACATAAAAAGCCTTTTAACACTGCTTTCAGAATGAAGAAAAAGTTATTTCTCTTCATTTTTGAATGTTTAATTTATAGTATGATAGATACTATAAGAAATTACTTTTAAACAAGAAAATAGAAACTAATTCAATTAGTAGAAATTATCCTTAATTGAATCAAAGGAGTCTTATGACCTTTTCTACAAACCGTTCGAGAAGGAAGCAAACATAATAATTGAAACATAAAAAAGAAATTAAATGACATGAATTCCTACATTTATGTACAATATATTTTTAATCTAGAGTTAACAAAAAAGCCTTTAAATAAAGGCTTTTTTTTATTAATAATTATTTCTTACTTTTGTGTGCTCGCCCCAAATAATATATACCAGCTATAAGAAAGTAGAATATAGGTAAAACTCTAAGGAGAACAAATGGAGTTTCAAAGAGAAATCCTAGCCAGAACATACGTCCTTCCATGCCCCATAAGCCCTGAGTTAAGTACCATGATTGAGGATTTATAAGATTAAATTGAGTTACTCTCATTAACAAAAAGAAATAAATAATAAAGACAAAAGCCATTTCACTAGCATATTTGTAGTAACTATTCACCATGGCCTCTTTTGATTCTGGATCAGAGAAAATTTCGGAATTTTCTCGGGAATTAAGTTGTTGGAAATAATGAAGTCCACCCCAACGGCTGCCCGCAACATGTTTCCAGCCACTATCTTCAAAGAGCGTTACATAATCTAAAAATTTATCTTTTGACATGTATCTTTTATAATCCATTCTTACTTTCTTATCCCGACTAGATTCATCCTTCTTAAAATAATAAAGCGAGGGGATAATTGAACTGACTCCAGATAAAGAGTAACCCTTTTCTTGAATACTGTTTAACCATTCTTCTTCTTTAGTCATCGAATTAAAATAAAGTTTAAATTTTATCATCTCACTTATCTCCTAATCTTAGTTGGTTGGTTAAATTAACCAGATATTTTAAACGATTAATTTCAAGATTAACCATTTCTTTACCTTTTTCAGTGATAATATAAACTTTCCTTCTGCTATCCTCACTAGGAACAGATTTGATCCACTTTTGTTTGAGTAAATTTTCAATAGCTCCATACATGGTTCCTGCAGCAATTCTAACGTCACCATTACTCATGTCTTCTACCTTTTGCATAATTACATAGCCATGTGCAGGTTCTAGTAATGCTAGTAGAACATAGAAAGTTGTTTCAGTTAGTGGAATATTTTTATCTCTTTTCATTATATCACCTCAATGTACAGTTTAACTTTATATTTATATTATATACAGTTTAACTATATAAGTCAACTGCTTATTAAAAAATATTATAATCTAACAAAAAAGCCCCAATTATAGGCTTTTTTCTTATCTCCACGTCTCCCGATCAGGAACCAAACCCCGTTTGCGAATTCTCGAAACATGCTGATTGCCTGCTACATAAAAACAGAGTGGCGCCTCGCGCCAGAGGTCTGTACATGTCACGCCAATTCTAGCACGACTGGCAATTTTTTTCGGCTTAAGACTTGGCCTAAGATGCAGGGCGCAGTTTTCACTATCTTGCCCATCCCAAGCTCGAGTGATCCCAAAAAGTCGAGTCAGTTTGCCCGGCCCATTGCCTTCAGGCAAACCATCAGGCGTTTCTAAAGCTCTAATAAGGACTGCT encodes:
- a CDS encoding DNA-3-methyladenine glycosylase, which encodes MDQWFRKLLLTDTQGAAKALLGMELYLGDEKLGRIVETEAYLGAFDSACHSAQGRRTPKNESMYLEAGHWYVYQIHGHNMLNLVTREKEVPEAVLIRALETPDGLPEGNGPGKLTRLFGITRAWDGQDSENCALHLRPSLKPKKIASRARIGVTCTDLWREAPLCFYVAGNQHVSRIRKRGLVPDRETWR
- a CDS encoding DUF2812 domain-containing protein, whose product is MIKFKLYFNSMTKEEEWLNSIQEKGYSLSGVSSIIPSLYYFKKDESSRDKKVRMDYKRYMSKDKFLDYVTLFEDSGWKHVAGSRWGGLHYFQQLNSRENSEIFSDPESKEAMVNSYYKYASEMAFVFIIYFFLLMRVTQFNLINPQSWYLTQGLWGMEGRMFWLGFLFETPFVLLRVLPIFYFLIAGIYYLGRAHKSKK
- a CDS encoding methyltransferase family protein; the encoded protein is MLFRLFIILLFVIFYSIYFGKLHFLKGKQIKAVHLGQGKLYSKEKIAQQFMSGIAFSLVLYQIYKLFFDYHVDNRFYTLGIVIIILGIVIFGLSVSEMKDSWRVGFEKSDRTTLITKGIYAYSRNPAYLGFFLFNCGYLFLIGDAMMVLLILVDTLSLHYLVLSEEKHLRKMFQKEYDTYYKKTRRYL
- a CDS encoding heavy metal translocating P-type ATPase; translated protein: MKQLKKLNLEIKLYFFGVVLFMIGLIIPLPTQFKTIIYMIAILISGFHVMWEGLSDTVTNSLSRKKFLPNTHILMTIAALGAIFIGEAIEAALLIFIFAGAHFLEEYVESKSQKEIKALLELNPTEARKIMSDGSIALVAVESLKVGDQLQVLNGAQVPTDGVITEGQASINESSINGESIPREKRIGDTVFGSTINGNTSFTMKVTKDSKDTVFAKIIRLVEASQGNLSPTASFIERFEPIYVTTVLIIFVLLLLLGPNLFGWTLMGTLTKGLIFMVSASPCALAVSAIPATLAGISNLAKEGILFKGGAFLSSLEDVKAIAFDKTGTLTAGKPRIVDYDLEPSQVSTAVLMTIILGMEQQSNHPLAQAICSYFSEKVKPVMVIKTENKLGEGLTADYQGALYQIAKPSIFDNVPQKWLSAKETQESKGATVVFVAIDHQVCGYIAIQDKPQESAHILLDYLRKNQIKSVMITGDSEKTGKALASQMGMDDVKANVLPEEKSNLIQRLQKADGLTAMVGDGVNDAPALAKADIGIAMGDGSDVAIETADIVIMKNDLSKLIIAHKLSKSLKQIIIQNVALSMIVVLLLVIFTFFSNLTVVQSVSLHEGSTLLVLINSLRLLRK
- a CDS encoding PadR family transcriptional regulator; this encodes MKRDKNIPLTETTFYVLLALLEPAHGYVIMQKVEDMSNGDVRIAAGTMYGAIENLLKQKWIKSVPSEDSRRKVYIITEKGKEMVNLEINRLKYLVNLTNQLRLGDK
- a CDS encoding MerR family DNA-binding transcriptional regulator, yielding MHSLLTIGQLSKLSGIHIKALRYYESINILKPTYINPQNGYRYFLFATIDYVKLIKICADYGIPLKEFTQFIDKDGQIHIAELLQQAEEKIRLKELAIKEDKYQIEQFKKQINLSNQLDHSSHYHIEPGDEDYFLESTDATILSEGYYHGIQKMILEIKKKNLIFDQRIGIFMVKNEDQWKSFLACKVQKCKKDSLVKNIICLKNSHIHAEHITKHNLENKIKQLSNEQNITKILLLETIEEPYNFQTPHIELRYFI